One genomic region from Balaenoptera musculus isolate JJ_BM4_2016_0621 chromosome X, mBalMus1.pri.v3, whole genome shotgun sequence encodes:
- the LOC118888258 gene encoding ferritin heavy chain-like, with product MRALRGSYRRPRGFAFTLAFRPTMLPVPPARLPAPPARLPAPPAMLPATLPAPPAVLPTRLPAPPTRLPARLPAPPAMLPVPPSQVRQNYQPDRETAVNSHFTLELHAYSVCLAVAFYLNRDDVALKHFTGFFLRRSHEHSERAQGLMRLQNQRGGRLHFQDIRKPVSDEWKSGLKAMWYTLCLEKRVNRSLLDLHQLATDKSDPHLRLFLATHNLGQQVAFIRELEGHVTTLSMMGAPDADLAGYLFDKLTLGDSDKKN from the coding sequence ATGAGAGCCCTCCGAGGCAGCTACCGCAGGCCCCGTGGCTTCGCTTTCACCTTGGCCTTCAGGCCCACGATGCTGCCCGTGCCGCCCGCCAGGCTGCCCGCGCCGCCCGCCAGGCTGCCCGCGCCGCCCGCCATGCTGCCCGCCACGCTGCCCGCGCCGCCTGCTGTGCTGCCTACCAGGCTGCCCGCGCCGCCCACCAGGCTGCCCGCCAGGCTGCCCGCGCCGCCCGCCATGCTGCCCGTGCCACCCTCGCAGGTGCGCCAGAACTACCAGCCCGACCGCGAGACCGCCGTCAACAGCCATTTCACCCTGGAGCTCCACGCCTACTCCGTGTGCCTGGCCGTGGCCTTTTACCTCAACCGCGACGACGTCGCCTTGAAGCACTTCACCGGGTTCTTCCTGCGCCGCTCCCACGAGCACAGCGAGCGGGCCCAGGGCCTGATGCGCCTGCAGAACCAGCGCGGGGGCCGCCTCCACTTCCAAGACATCAGGAAGCCAGTCAGTGACGAGTGGAAGAGCGGCCTCAAGGCCATGTGGTACACCTTGTGCCTGGAGAAGCGCGTGAACCGGAGCCTGCTCGACCTGCACCAGCTGGCCACCGACAAGAGCGACCCCCACCTGCGTCTCTTCCTGGCAACTCACAACCTCGGCCAGCAGGTGGCGTTCATCAGAGAGCTGGAGGGTCATGTCACCACCCTGAGCATGATGGGGGCCCCGGACGCCGACCTGGCAGGGTACCTCTTTGACAAGCTCACCCTGGGCGACAGCGACAAAAAGAACTGA